A genomic window from Aricia agestis chromosome 8, ilAriAges1.1, whole genome shotgun sequence includes:
- the LOC121729570 gene encoding uncharacterized protein LOC121729570 isoform X2, producing MTLDDVACKTNEFQQRRKLRLQQVREQSKDIAKKIRHRAKVEKLRHALNVDNKKEKEYFECQEKFVKRLQQIYSENLRNIGKAHAEILENKQAGIEKTDLSKLRGKEAAAELKRRKQEKLDEQKKILDRKLKAREVANELSREKSSTVIQKLSKESNKISEEQPNKDIQSVTEQAPDNVHDECDIATNDIGVQWESPKLASISQPEETAQTNVNTDKNKRTNLFALSDEMTLNMNEELAKSSDRPAVKPSLTMVSEYLQNRNLRLRETEPIKRKPAEDLQSIKQTILQTRAPKADGNKQRSFRSTSHDTSSKRSLVTVYDHTTKDSRCMPCGDGGFVHREEHTEDDAYSNAYKESTADNDQRQDLLNKQQKDMRGKIAMHRQNIDKEYRETLSFLNTLQKNVKATSMASAHFMTKDQQQRQMEFHQKNLEEEYRKVQKENCKHGCKHSRKRVVMSDRNVSSSPSNIENDKFQYSWMPVPESDGSLAIHTIPVKEKGNTVKFSQANSYHEYRSRHKHTPPTKDIGDKPKRLVETVVVEENELSDCNSSAASETSSVQDLNLENDDKDNRSLLDADRIIIYKILNSKKERKKKDSKTPEFKNRSLSHKNASTQNEELHSIVESIQEKSSVQEGLYKAVKNNGDHIEATCVVDRNQGNKENNNTSASCKCSSDKIKGNPDADQGRVLQSTLKKCDQCRNLLNQPTSSAFGTAKNDVKSTPGDGYIKLIDGVSQENSKFYIGASGFLKDSDYEVIIQLRKKEGENLEKKIVTEGQSVDSPIAEVSENNTTKAQSLLLEKDVATSNDSGIYQEQAEVADVETRNINSNKDVNSTNTTNDKEPVKSAPNKPNTCEKAVHTSFQNSFAVPENAPKTDPAVKATSTCTQTNFSSPTPRPPFMHMSTSTSTAYMSPPDVILPRLLGQNYYPTTDPYDSSNSISNGRESNVHRKYFKCKGNKQKQCNCAKCELKIRCPSKKGDTRKTTSATPPNTCRTLYRCDEQTLKTSKPHCHKHKNRNNTENKKCNKRKRPTSSTADSLKAANVISMFNSRYHTKLTKSQIDPVVKKYINKLLDLNQEGLKAIEIINQDCSDVTTPSNSVINVPSNVNKLNRVENKISLEQMKEVLKNEIISRNLESTKIHSDNKPQPETVKQVTKKVPLAGGRKRLHKVKSLNISKKVLKNNAVNKKSTSQRLDTNSVRSKTSTAAASKRTDGDDTVDDSQVLKPREQSSPVSKSGSNQLNRSQSSIRKVYDQIANVNKVIDNALHKHSYLTKNQMKSHFISSDSDTHDRVLSYVNSSKKPHRFPSNTNDGIGSDIDCMKIAEDKIQNIEKLADLTEKCTKRISNLAKVLEEVRRNKSLVYSQISSTDVSSGSSDNKSDTSVHKDQIFLPNSKDKEICDNIVKNSTNASGNDAFKNGTFGFVQLLKDLPKPDALKSTKITGSVHTDSLKDYYSSSNSDSANLKCRTKPPPALTRHLKHGQEVFIAPHELSTVVEVDSPMSVQMKSQSKPNLSTQPTTDVPVSDSYSELKVDKNQNIMQKNKTNRSKTESSEDPKLQMMNMKQFNEIMLKPFVSLQEYAKQCNIENLEDGSVIEEASKGKTVPEVISNSENSLPDVMTELLKRNVISEPFKFDSSSNNNSTSLSSESSTSLLALNKAQKNKIFLEAKLKLQKSLIDTSETMSTSSNPDLENALKKLGIGWASSTLKKTKERLALTSSSSTSSTSLRKFNMKSFNLELPTLGTDSISSMMSIKNDDQKSLTKGEQNLRNADQQTSPKNSMTVKEFLRNELAKKITFDNSKSRTAEEFLSLYETKIPEEMKNTRANVEEHSISTNSPNNRARTSTPVRNVFKSSTYQTSSSSNTSNGLFSNADDLSSVKGTSNSLRNHSTSDKEDLTIPNYSLKLKKGCNLSKSD from the exons ATGACATTAGACGACGTCGCTTGTAAAACAAATGAATTCCAACAGCGCCGAAAACTGCGACTTCAAcag GTTCGAGAACAATCGAAGGATATTGCTAAGAAAATAAGACATCGCGCTAAAGTAGAGAAATTACGGCATGCATTAAACGTtgacaataaaaaagaaaaggAATATTTTGAATGCCAAGAAAAGTTTGTTAAACGCTTACAGCAAATATATTCTGAAAATTTGAGAAATATTGGAAAAGCCCATGCAGAGATTTTGGAAAATAAGcaag CTGGTATAGAAAAGACAGATTTATCAAAATTACGAGGCAAGGAAGCTGCTGCAGAGCTTAAAAGAAGAAAGCAAGAAAAGTTGGAtgaacagaaaaaaatattagatagAAAACTGAAGGCTAG AGAAGTGGCAAATGAATTAAGCAGAGAGAAATCATCAACagtaatacaaaaattaagtaaaGAGTCAAACAAAATATCTGAAGAACAGCCAAATAAAGATATTCAAAGCGTAACTGAACAAGCTCCTGATAATGTCCATGATGAATGTGATATAGCAACAAATGACATTGGTGTACAGTGGGAATCACCCAAACTAGCATCCATATCGCAACCAGAGGAAACTGCCCAAACAAATGTTAACActgacaaaaataaaagaacaaaCTTATTTGCTCTTAGTGATGAAATGACGCTTAATATGAACGAAGAATTGGCTAAAAGTTCAGATAGACCGGCAGTCAAACCATCATTGACTATGGTATCAGAGTACCTACAGAATAGAAATTTACGTTTACGTGAAACTGAACCGATAAAAAGGAAACCAGCTGAAGATTTACAGAGTATAAAGCAGACTATTTTACAAACAAGGGCACCGAAAGCTGACG GAAACAAGCAAAGGTCCTTCCGTTCAACGTCTCATGATACATCCAGCAAACGGAGCCTAGTAACTGTTTATGATCACACAACAAAGGATTCACGGTGCATGCCATGTGGAGACGGTGGTTTTGTGCATAGAGAGGAACACACAGAGGACGACGCGTATTCTAATGCATATAAAGAATCAACTGCTGATAATGACCAACGACAAGACTTGttaaataaacaacaaaaagaTATGAGGGGCAAAATTGCAATGCACAGACAGAACATTGACAAGGAGTACAGAGAAACATTGTCTTTTCTAAATACTCTTCAAAAGAATGTGAAAGCTACATCTATG GCTTCTGCACATTTTATGACTAAAGACCAACAGCAAAGGCAAATGGAATTTCACCAAAAAAATCTTGAAGAAGAATATAGAAAAGTGCAAAAAGAAAATTGTAAACATGGTTGTAAA CATTCCAGGAAAAGGGTTGTAATGTCAGACAGAAATGTTTCAAGCTCTCCAAGTAACATTGAAAATGACAAGTTCCAGTATTCCTGGATGCCGGTACCCGAAAGTGATGGTAGTCTAGCCATTCATACAATACCTGTAAAGGAGAAGGGTAATACTGTTAAGTTCAGTCAAGCAAACAGTTACCACGAGTACCGGTCACGGCACAAACACACACCTCCAACAAAAGATATTGGTGATAAACCCAAGAGATTAGTAGAAACTGTTGTAGTGGAAGAAAATGAGTTGAGCGACTGTAATTCGTCCGCAGCATCTGAAACTAGTTCCGTCCAAGATTTGAATTTAGAAAATGATGATAAGGATAATAGAAGTTTATTAGATGCGGATCggattataatatacaagatactgAATTCGAAAAAGGAACGAAAGAAAAAAGACAGTAAGACACCTGAATTTAAGAATAGGTCATTATCACATAAGAATGCCTCAACTCAAAATGAAGAATTACATTCAATTGTTGAATCTATTCAAGAGAAATCATCTGTTCAAGaag gACTTTACAAAGCAGTGAAAAATAATGG GGACCATATTGAGGCTACTTGCGTCGTAGACCGCAACCAAGggaataaagaaaataataatacatcagCATCTTGTAAATGCAGTAGTGATAAAATTAAAG GAAACCCAGATGCTGATCAAGGCAGAGTTTTACAatc GACTTTAAAGAAATGTGACCAATGCAGGAATCTTCTAAACCAGCCAACCTCATCGGCGTTTGGGACCGCAAAAAATGACGTAAAAAGTACACCTGGTGATGGCTACATCAAGCTCATTGATGGAGTTAGCCAGGAGAATAGTAAATTCTATATTGGAGCTTCAGGTTTCTTGAAAGACAGTGATTATGAAGTCATTATACAACTAAGAAAGAAGGAGGGTGAAAACTTGGAGAAGAAAATAGTAACTGAAGGTCAATCCGTAGACTCTCCAATAGCTGAAGTATCAGAAAATAATACGACAAAGGCGCAATCATTGCTGCTTGAAAAAGATGTCGCCACGTCCAACGACAGTGGTATATACCAGGAGCAGGCTGAAGTTGCTGACGTAGAGACTCGAAATATTAACTCCAATAAGGACGTAAACTCGACTAACACTACTAATGATAAAGAACCTGTTAAAAGCGCGCCTAACAAACCAAACACTTGTGAAAAAGCTGTACATACATCATTCCAGAATTCCTTCGCCGTTCCCGAAAATGCTCCAAAAACTGACCCAGCCGTCAAGGCCACCTCCACATGCACACAGACAAACTTCAGTTCGCCGACCCCCAGACCGCCATTTATGCACATGAGTACTTCAACATCAACAGCGTACATGAGCCCACCCGACGTTATCCTACCACGGTTGCTGGGACAAAATTATTATCCAACGACTGACCCGTACGATTCGTCAAATAGTATTAGCAATGGCCGGGAGTCAAACGTACaccgaaaatattttaaatgtaaaggtaacaaacaaaaaCAATGCAACTGCGCCAAATGCGAACTGAAAATAAGATGTCCCAGTAAAAAGGGAGATACTAGGAAAACTACAAGCGCTACTCCTCCCAACACTTGCAGAACTCTATACAGGTGTGATGAACAAACTCTCAAAACGTCTAAACCGCACTGTCATAAACATAAGAATCGCAACAATACAgagaataaaaaatgtaataagagAAAACGACCCACATCAAGTACTGCAGATAGTCTAAAAGCGGCAAATGTAATAAGTATGTTTAACAGTCGATACCATACAAAGTTGACCAAATCGCAGATTGACCCTGTGGTTAAAAAGTATATAAACAAATTGCTTGATCTTAATCAAGAAGGCTTAAAAGCAATTGAAATTATTAATCAAGATTGCAGTGATGTTACGACCCCGAGCAATTCAGTAATAAATGTCCCGTCAAATGTTAATAAACTTAACCGAGTTGAAAACAAAATCTCACTTGAACAAATGAAAGAAGTTCTAAAAAACGAAATCATTAGTAGAAATCTTGAATCGACGAAAATTCATAGCGATAATAAACCCCAGCCAGAAACCGTTAAGCAAGTTACGAAAAAAGTCCCGCTAGCCGGTGGAAGAAAGCGTTTACACAAAGTTAAATCTCTAAATATATCAaagaaagttttaaaaaataatgctgTTAATAAGAAGTCTACTTCACAGCGACTTGATACAAATAGTGTACGTAGCAAAACCAGTACTGCCGCAGCTAGCAAACGTACTGATGGCGATGATACTGTCGATGATAGTCAGGTTTTAAAACCAAGAGAACAAAGTTCGCCTGTCTCGAAAAGCGGTAGTAATCAATTAAATCGTAGTCAAAGTAGCATCAGAAAGGTTTATGATCAAATTGCAAACGTAAATAAAGTAATAGATAATGCTCTTCATAAACATTCATACCTAACTAAAAACCAGATGAAATCTCATTTTATTTCCTCAGATTCAGATACACACGACAGAGTTTTGAGCTATGTAAATTCTTCCAAAAAGCCACATAGGTTCCCTTCGAACACGAATGATGGTATTGGGAGTGACATAGATTGCATGAAAATAGCTGaagataaaatacaaaatattgaaaaactaGCCGACCTTACGGAAAAGTGCACGAAACGCATATCCAATTTAGCCAAAGTGTTGGAAGAAGTGAGAAGGAATAAATCTTTAGTTTATAGTCAAATTTCATCGACCGATGTTTCGTCTGGATCATCTGATAATAAATCGGACACTAGTGTACATAAAGATCAAATATTTTTACCTAACTCTAAAGACAAGGAAATATGTGACAACATTGTTAAGAATTCTACTAATGCTAGTGGAAATGATGCATTTAAAAATGGAACATTTGGCTTTGTGCAACTTTTAAAAGATTTACCGAAACCGGATGCTTTAAAATCTACTAAAATTACAGGATCCGTGCATACTGACTCTTTAAAGGATTATTATTCTTCTAGTAACAGTGACTCTGCAAATTTAAAGTGCAGAACGAAGCCTCCGCCGGCCCTGACCCGTCATCTCAAACATGGACAAGAAGTGTTTATTGCACCACATGAATTGTCTACAGTAGTCGAAGTTGACTCTCCAATGAGTGTGCAGATGAAAAGCCAATCTAAACCTAATCTTAGTACCCAGCCAACCACAGATGTTCCGGTTTCCGACTCATATTCTGAACTTAAAGTCgataaaaaccaaaatattatgcagAAAAATAAAACGAATAGATCAAAAACCGAATCATCCGAAGATCCCAAATTACAAATGATGAATATGAAACAATTTAATGAGATTATGCTCAAACCGTTTGTAAGTTTACAAGAGTATGCAAAACAATGCAATATAGAAAACTTAGAAGATGGATCTGTAATTGAGGAAGCATCAAAAGGTAAGACGGTACCTGAAGTTATAAGTAACTCGGAAAATAGCTTGCCTGATGTCATGACGGAGCTGTTAAAAAGAAATGTGATCAGTGAACCTTTTAAGTTCGACTCGTCGTCCAATAATAACTCCACCTCTCTATCTTCGGAATCGTCCACATCATTATTGGCATTAAATAAAGctcaaaagaataaaatatttttagaagcgAAACTGAAACTTCAAAAAAGTTTAATAGATACTTCTGAAACAATGAGTACGTCGTCGAACCCAGACTTGGAAAACGCATTGAAGAAACTCGGAATAGGGTGGGCTTCGTCGACCCTAAAGAAAACAAAAGAAAGATTGGCGTTAACATCGTCATCGAGCACATCTAGCACCAGTTTGAGGAAGTTCAACATGAAAAGTTTTAACTTGGAACTCCCGACGTTGGGAACAGATTCAATATCCTCCATGATGAGCATCAAAAATGACGATCAAAAGTCTTTAACAAAAGGCGAACAAAATCTCAGAAATGCCGACCAACAGACATCTCCCAAAAATTCCATGACAGTGAAAGAATTTCTTAGGAACGAATTAGCGAAGAAAATTACATTTGACAATTCTAAAAGCCGAACAGCTGAAGAGTTTTTGTCTTTGTATGAAACTAAAATTCCCGAAGAAATGAAAAATACCAGGGCGAATGTTGAAGAGCATTCCATAAGTACGAATAGTCCAAATAACCGAGCTCGCACCTCTACCCCTGTACGTAACGTCTTCAAATCGTCCACGTACCAAACAAGCTCAAGTTCCAATACTTCTAACGGTTTGTTTAGTAACGCTGATGATCTATCTTCCGTTAAAGGAACATCGAACTCTTTACGAAATCATTCCACATCCGATAAGGAGGACCTGACCATTCCAAATTATAGCCTTAAATTGAAAAAAGGCTGTAACCTTAGTAAAAGTGACTAA